The Candidatus Edwardsbacteria bacterium genome segment CTGCGGCATGGCCTTTCGCCTGCCCGACAGCTTCAAGATCGAGGTGGGACTGGCCTGTCAGGCCATGGTCCAGCCCAACATGTACCTGGCCATCCTGCCGTTCTTCCCCACCAAGCGCGGCATCCACGACCTGGACAAGCTCAAGGCCACCGTTGACACCTTCAAGACCCTGTACCCGGAGGTGTTCAAGTGCGTGTCCTGCAACACCTGCACCAAGTCCTGTCCCATGTCCATCGAAGTGATGGATTACATCAATGCGGTCATCCGGGGCGATATCGTGCAGGCGGCCGAGCTCTCTTTCGACTGCGTGATGTGCGGGCTGTGCTCCAGCCGCTGCCCGGCCGAGATCTCCCACGCCAACGTGGCCATCCTGGCCCGGCGGCTGTACGGCTCGCAGATCGCGCCGCCGGCCGAGCACCTGGCCAAACAGGCCAAACAGGTTCGAGAGGGGAAGTTCAAAGAGGGACTGGACCAGCTGAAGAAGGCTGACGTCAACAAGCTGAAGGAACTGTATAAGGCCCGGGAAGCCGAGCCGGACAACACGCCGGATGAATGGGCCCCGAAATCTAACGACTATTTATAAGGAGATGAGCGATGCCATATACCCCTGAACTGAAACAGTTGATCAAAAAGGTCGAGGCCACCAGGCCGGAGCGGGTCCGCCGGAAGAAGGAGGGCCAGGAAATGCCGGCCATGTCGCTGGAGGAACGCCAAGCGGTGCTGGACGCCTTCCATCCGGACTGCAAAAAAACCTCCAAGCGTCCCATCGGGGTCGGAGTCAACAAGGGCTACGCTATCTCCCCGGAGATAGTGGATCAGCTGGAGGCCAAGAGCCGGGTAAACCCCGACAAGGTCGACCTGAACCCGCGCTTTACCACCGACGTGCTGGTGGTGGGCGGGGGCGGGGCCGGCGTGGCCGCGGCCATCATGGCCAAGGAACACGGGGCCAAGGTGCTGATTCTGACCAAGCTGCGGGTGGGCGACGCCAACACCATGATGGCCGAGGGCGGGATCCAGTCCTCTTCCAAACTGCACAAGGACTCTCCCTACTATCACTATCTGGACGTGCTGGGCGGCGGCCATTTCAAGAACGTGCCGGAGCTGGCCGAGGCCCTGGTGGGCGACGCGCCCGAGACCCTGGCCTGGCTGGAGTCCCTGGGCTGCATGTTCACCAAATACCCGGACGGCCGGCTGCTGACCATCCACGGCGGCGGCACCTGCCGCAAGCGGATGCATTACGCGGCCGACATTACCGGGGCCGAGATCATGCGGACCCTGCGGGACGAGGCCCTCAACTTCCCCGAAGACATCAAAGGCATCGACTTCACCTCGGCGGTGGAGCTGATCCTGAACGATAAGGGCCAGTGCGCCGGGGTGGTGGCCTATAACCACGAGACCGAGGAATACTTCACCATCAAAGCCAAGGCGGTGATCATGGCCACCGGCGGCTCGGGCCGGCTCCACATCCAGAATTTTATGACCACCAACCATTACGGGGCCACCGGCGACGGGCTGGTGATGGGCTACCGGGCCGGAGTGGAGTTGAATTTTCTGCATACCGTCCAGTTTCATCCCACCGGCGTCTCCTTCCCCGACCAGATTGAGGGCCTGCTGCTGACCGAAAAATTCCGGGGCATGGGCGCCAACATCCTAAATATCGACGCCGAGCAGTTCGTGTTCGAGCGCGAGCCCCGTGACGTAGAGGCCGCAGCCTTCATCCGCGAATGCGAGGAGCGTAAGAAAGGCGTCGCCACGCCCTCGGGAAAGGTCGGGGTCTGGCTGGATTCGCCCATGATCGACGACCTGAAGGGCAAGGGCACGGTGGAGAAGGAGTTCGTGGGCAAGTGGAAGCTCTACATGCGGCACGACATCGACATCTCCAAGGAGCCGATGCTGACCTATCCCACCCTGCATTACCAGAACGGCGGATTGAAGATCAACGCCCGCTCGGAAACCTCGTTGCCCGGGCTGTATGCCGCCGGAGAGGTGGCCGGGGGGATCCACGGGGAGAACCGGCTGATGGGTAACTCCCTGCTGGATGTATGCGTGTTCGGCCGTCGGGCCGGGCAGTTTGCGGCCGAGTATATCAAGACAACAGCCAAGGACGGAAAGCTCAGCTTGGAACATGTCAAGAAATATCATAAGGAGCTGGAGGCTGCCGGCATCGGCGGAGAAAGGGTCTCTCCCATGCTGCTGCCGGATTACAGCAATCCCGAAGTGCGGAAAAACCAGATAACCACCTGCTACCTGGGGAATATCCGGTAATTACAAACCACTCAATTGTGAAAAACGGATTTAGACAGCGATCCTTAATATTTCAGCCATTAGCTAGGAGCCTTTAATGGAAAAAATCGGAGTCTTTGTCTGCCACTGTGGCCTCAACATCGCCGGAACGGTGGATGTCAAGAAAGTCGTTTCGGCCATCTCCACTTACCGTGATGTGGCCCATGCCGAGGATTATAAATACATGTGTTCGGATCCCGGGCAGAACCTGGTGATCAAGGCCATCAAGGAGAAGGGGCTTACCGGGATAGTGGTGGCCGCCTGCTCTCCCACCCTGCATGAGATCACCTTCCGAAAAGCGGCCGAGCGGGCCGGACTCAATCCCTACAAGGTGGAGATCGCCAACATCCGCGAACAATGCAGCTGGGTCCATGACGATAAGGCCCTGGCCACGGCTAAGGCCATCAAGATAGTCCGGACCATGGTGGAGAAGGCCCGGGGAGATAGCCCCCTGGAGACCATCAAGGTGGATGTCACCAAAAAGGCCCTGGTGATCGGCGGCGGGGTGGCCGGGATCCAGGCGGCCCTGGATATCGCCAACAGCGGATATCCGGTTATTCTGGTGGAACGCCAGCCCTCGATCGGCGGCCACATGGCCCAGCTTTCGGAAACCTTTCCCACCCTTGATTGTTCCCAATGCATCCTGACTCCCAAGATGGTCGACGTCAGCAAGCACCCCAACATCACCCTTTACACCTATTCCGAGGTGGAGGAGGTTTCGGGCTATGTGGGAAATTTCAAGGTTCGGATCAAAAAGAAGGCCGCCTATGTGGACCGGGAAAAATGCACCGGCTGCGGGCTGTGCTCAGAAAAATGCCCCAGCAAAAACAATTCCAGCGAATTCGAGAGGGGGATGGCATCCAGGAAGGCCATCTACACCCCCTTCCCCCAGGCGGTCCCCAATAAGCCGGTGATCGACCGGGAGAGCTGCACCTATTTTCAAACCGGCAAATGCGGGATATGCGCCAAGGTATGCACGGTGGGAGCCATCAATTACGAGCAGCAGGATGAGATGATCGAGGAACAGGTGGGCTCAATCGTGATAGCCACCGGATACGAGGTCCATCCGGTCAGCAAATTCGCCGAGTACGGTTACGGCACCATCCCCGATGTGATAGATGGTTTGCAGTTCGAAAGGATGCTGTCGGCCTCCGGGCCCACCGAGGGAGAGGTAAAAAGGCCCTCGGACGGCAAGATCCCCAAGGAGGTGGTTTTCATCCAGTGCGCCGGCTCGCGGGATCCGGAGAAATACTTTCCCTATTGCTCCAAGATCTGCTGCATGTATACCGCCAAACACGCCAAACTTTACAAGCACAAGGTGCATGACGGACAGCCTTATGTCTTTTACATAGATATCCGGGCGGGAGGCAAGAAGTACGAGGAGTTTGTCCAGCAGGCCATCGAGGAGGAGAAGGTGGTCTATCTGCGGGGCAAGGTTTCCCGGGTCTATCAGGACGGCGACAAGGTAATGGTCTGCGGCGAGGATACCCTGTTGGGCAAAAAGGTGGAGATAGCTGCCGATCTGGTGGTGCTGGCCTCGGCCATTACCGCCCAGTCCGATTCCAGGGAGCTGGCCCAGAAATTGAAAGTGGCGGTAGATGAATTCGGGTTCTTCAGCGAAGCCCATCCCAAGCTTCGTCCGGTGGAAAGCAATACCGGCGGATTTTTCCTGGCCGGCGCCGCCCAGGCCCCCAAGGATATTCCGGAGGCCGTGGCCCAGGCCAGCGCCACCGCCGCCAAGGTGTTGTCCCTGTTCAGCGGAAAGTACCTGGAGCACGAGCCGATAGTGGCCAAGGTGAACGAGGATCTTTGCTCGGGATGCCGGATCTGCGTCCCGGCCTGCCCCTACGGCGCCCGGGAGTACGATAAAGAGAAAAAAGTGGCCAAGGTCAATGAAGTGCTTTGCGAGGGTTGCGGAGCCTGCGTTTCGGCCTGCGCCTCTGGTGCCACCCAGCAGAACAATTTTTCCGACCAGCAATTTTATGAAATGATATCCACCGCATTGGAGGAGAGCAATGTTTGAGCCGAAAATGATTTGCTTCTATTGTAAGTGGTGCACTTACACCGGAGCCGACCTGGCCGGGACCAGCCGGATGAAATATGTGTCCAACGGAGTGGTCCTCAAAACGATGTGCTCCAGTCGGATCGATCCCCAACATATTCTGGAGGCCTTCAAAAAAGGGGCCGACGGAGTGTTGATCGGCGGTTGCCATTACGGCGACTGTCATTATGTTACCGGAAACCAGCTGACCCATAACCGGGTAGCCATGCTGCAAAAAATACTGCCCGATTTCGGCATAGATCCCCAGAGGCTTCGGATAGAATGGATCTCGGCGGCCGAGGGCGCCAAGCTGGTGAAGGTCATCAACACCTTTACCGAAGATTTAAGAGCAATGGGACCGAGGAGGAAAGAATAAGATGGCAAAATTAAAATTGGGCATATACTGGGCGGCCACCTGCGGGGGCTGTGATGTTTCCGTATTAGACACCCATGAGCGGCTACTCAAGATCGTGGAGGCGGCCGATATCTATTTCTGGCCCATCGCCATGGATTTCAAATACAAGGATGTTGAAGCTATGGCCGACGGCTTTCTGGACGTCTGCCTGTTCAACGGCGCCATCCGGAATTCGGAGAACGAGCATCTGGCCAAACTGTTAAGGAAAAAATCAAAGGTGATGGTGGCCTACGGGGCCTGCGCCGCCTTTGGCGGCATCCCGGCCCTGGCCAATTTCACCACCAGGGAAAAAATATTAGAGAAGGCCTATAAAACCACGGTCTCCACCGATAATCCCCAGGGAGTATACCCCCAGCCCTCCACCAAAATGCCGGAAGGAGAGCTTACCATTCCCGAGTTCTACAATAACGTCTATAAGCTGAGCGATATCGTAGCGGTGGAATACACCATCCCGGGCTGCCCGCCACCAGCCGATCTGCTGATGACTGCGGTGGAGGCCATCGTTACCGGCAAACTGCCCCCGGCGGGAAGCACCATTGCCGGAGAGAAGACCCTGTGCGACGAGTGCCCTCTGGAGAAATCCGAGAAGCCGGTGATTACCGAGATCAAGCGGCCCTTCCAGGTGATCCCCGACGGCAAGAAATGCCTGCTGGAACAGGGGCTGATCTGCATGGGCCCGGCCACCCTCAGCGGCTGCGGGGCAGCCTGCATAAAGGTCAACATGCCCTGCCGGGGCTGCTTCGGCCCGGCCAAGGACATCAAGGACCAGGGGGCCAAAATGCTGTCGGCCCTGGCCAGCATCGTCAAGTTCGATGACGAACAAAAGGCCGATAAAATAATCAACTCCATGGTAGATGCAACCGGGACACTCTATCGTTTTGGAGGCGCCAACGCAATTTTAAGTCCCACCAGATCAAAGGGGGAAAAGCCATGAAGAGAATAACCATAGATCCCATCACCCGCCTGGAAGGCCACGGGAAGATCGATATTTTTCTTAACGACCAGGGAAATGTGGAGAATGCCTATTTTCAAATCCCCGAGCTCCGGGGATTCGAGCAGTTCTGCATCGGCCGCCCGGTGGAGGAGATGCCCCGGATAACCACCCGGCTGTGTGGCGTCTGCCCCGGGGCCCATCATATGGCTTCGGCCAAGGCGGTGGACAATGTTTATAAGGCCGATCCCACCCCGGCGGCCAAAAAATTAAGGGAGCTTTTCTATAACGCCCATGTGGTGCATTCCCACATCGCCCATTTCTATGCCCTGGGCGCGCCGGATTTTATCGTGGGCCCGGAGGCCGATCCGGCCAAGCGGAACATCCTGGGGGTGATCGAGAAAGTGGGGCTGGAGGCGGGAACCGAGGTGATCAAGCATCGGGCCTATGCCCAGAAGATACAGGAGATAATCGGCGGCAAGGCCACCCATCCGGTGTGCGCCCTGCCGGGGGGCATGAGCAAGGCCCTTAAAAAAGAGGAGCGGGACGAGATGGAGAAGTGGATAATCTCCACCATCGAGTTCGCCAAATTCACCCTGAAGGCCTTCGAGGACATCGTGCTCAAGAACCAGGAATACGTAGATCTGATCCTGAGCGACGTCTACATGCTGAAGACCTATTACATCGGCATGGTGGATGAGAACAACCGCCCCAATTTCTATCACGGCAAGATCAGGATCGTGGATCCCGACGGCAAGGAATTCGCCAAGTTCGACCAGCAGGATTACCTGGACCATGTCCGGGAGCACGTGGAATCGTGGACCTATCTTAAATTCCCCTTTCTTAAGAATGTGGGATGGAAGGGTTTGATTGACGGGAAAGAAAGCGGCGTGGTCCGGGCCGCCCCCCTGGCCCGGCTCAATGTATCCGAGGGAATGGCCACTCCGCTGGCCGATGCCGAATATCAGAAGATGTTCCAGACCCTGGGCGGCAAGCCGGTGCATCATACCCTGGCCATGCACTGGGCCCGGATAATCGAGTTGATGTATTCGGCCGAGAGACAGCTGGAGCTGATCCGGGATCCCGAAATAACCTCCCCGGATGTCAGGACCATTCCCACCGAGACCCCCAGCGAAGGGGTGGGGATAGTGGAGGCTCCGCGGGGAACCCTGATTCATCACTATAAGACCGACTCCAATGGGATCCTGACGGATGTCAACCTGGTGGTGGCCACCGTCTTCAACAACGCCGCCATGTGCCTGGACATCAAGAGCGCCGCCCAGAAACTGATAAAGAACGGCAACGTCACCCAGGGAATTTTAAATAAAGTGGAGATGGCCTTCCGGGCCTACGATCCCTGCTTTGCCTGTTCCACCAACACCCTGCCGGGCGAGATGCCGCTGATCGTGAAACTCCATAATGCCGACGGCAGCCTGGCCGACGAGTGGCGGCGCGATTAGCAATTGAGCGAAAAAGCCAAAACTCTGATTCTGGGGATGGGGAACGCCATCGCCTCGGACGATGCCATCGGCCTGATCATCGCCGAAAGGATCAAACAGGATCAAAAATTTTCGGGCATAGATGTTGAGACCATCGAAAGCGGCGGGCTGGCCATTCTGGAGATGCTGCAGGGCTACGATACGGCCATAATAATTGACTCCATCAAGACCGGCCTGCATCGGCCCGGCGAGATACTCCGGTTCCGACCGGAGGACTTCGACTGCACCCAGCGCAGCGCCGGGGTTCATGATGTCGGTTTCTTTACCTCCCTGAAGCTGGGCCGGAAGCTTAATATGAAGATCCCGGAGCGGATAGAGATCATAGCGGTGGAGATACTGGAGAACCGCCTGGTAAGCGAGGATATCACCCCGGAGGTAAGGGCGGCCGTCGGTCCGGTGATCGAAATGATAAAAGGCATGCTGTGACAGTCCCGCAGGAAAGAAGAACCTCCCGGAAAGACGGGAGGTTCTTCTTTTACAGGCCGGCAAACTGACCTTGGGGGCAAATACAATAATTAGTGCTTGACTTTGCCTCCGGTTTGAAAATATACTATTACCATCAACCTGCCTTGATAAACCGTATCTTTTACCACATAGCAGGTTCAGCCCTACTTGATGTTCCAACCACTAACATAAGTAACAAAACACACAGCGTTACTTGATGGGCTTTGTAACCAAAGGAGAATGAAAATGCAATTCATACATCTGTTGTTGATACCTACACTGATGACAGCATCGATTCAGGATTCATTATTGAATAACTATAAGAGAGATTATGAGATACTGTATCACACTTCTATAAATGAGGTTAAAAAAATTACCACAGGTGAGCAGATTGATTTAGATTCCACGCAAAACGCCTTTCATATTCTGTTTAAGATGCAGAGACGGAGTTGTGTTAATATGATGATGAATATATTGAAATATCCGGGTGATGTTAGATACAAGATACCAGAGACATATCAAATCGGAGTTAGCCCGATAATTGGCATAAAAATACTGGCTGCCTTGGTACTATCAAATTGCATTGAAAAAAGAGACCCAAGTGAAATTATTTCTTTTAGAAACGGTTTAAGCAAAAGTGATTTTGATGATAAATATAATATTTCGATAAGCACACTGGATAATATAATAGCTAGTTGTAAAAATGAAAAGAAAAAGGAAAGTGCGGTAGCGATAATAAGTGCTTTAAAAAATAAGCAAGATAAAGATGAGGCAATAATTAATTTGTTGGATAGTATCTTAATTAAACCTAAGATGGAATACGATCTTACACCTCGGTCAGATGTTTTATTGCCGTATTTAAACAATTATATAAAACCAGGTTTTAATGATGAAATAAGAATAAAAGCAATAGAAGCTATGGCTAGGTTAGATCCAGA includes the following:
- a CDS encoding 4Fe-4S dicluster domain-containing protein — protein: MEAKVNLIPIHVMGKQYMVPDTLTVMKAMEYAGYQLTRGCGCRGGICGACGMAFRLPDSFKIEVGLACQAMVQPNMYLAILPFFPTKRGIHDLDKLKATVDTFKTLYPEVFKCVSCNTCTKSCPMSIEVMDYINAVIRGDIVQAAELSFDCVMCGLCSSRCPAEISHANVAILARRLYGSQIAPPAEHLAKQAKQVREGKFKEGLDQLKKADVNKLKELYKAREAEPDNTPDEWAPKSNDYL
- a CDS encoding FAD-binding protein, yielding MPYTPELKQLIKKVEATRPERVRRKKEGQEMPAMSLEERQAVLDAFHPDCKKTSKRPIGVGVNKGYAISPEIVDQLEAKSRVNPDKVDLNPRFTTDVLVVGGGGAGVAAAIMAKEHGAKVLILTKLRVGDANTMMAEGGIQSSSKLHKDSPYYHYLDVLGGGHFKNVPELAEALVGDAPETLAWLESLGCMFTKYPDGRLLTIHGGGTCRKRMHYAADITGAEIMRTLRDEALNFPEDIKGIDFTSAVELILNDKGQCAGVVAYNHETEEYFTIKAKAVIMATGGSGRLHIQNFMTTNHYGATGDGLVMGYRAGVELNFLHTVQFHPTGVSFPDQIEGLLLTEKFRGMGANILNIDAEQFVFEREPRDVEAAAFIRECEERKKGVATPSGKVGVWLDSPMIDDLKGKGTVEKEFVGKWKLYMRHDIDISKEPMLTYPTLHYQNGGLKINARSETSLPGLYAAGEVAGGIHGENRLMGNSLLDVCVFGRRAGQFAAEYIKTTAKDGKLSLEHVKKYHKELEAAGIGGERVSPMLLPDYSNPEVRKNQITTCYLGNIR
- a CDS encoding CoB--CoM heterodisulfide reductase iron-sulfur subunit A family protein, encoding MEKIGVFVCHCGLNIAGTVDVKKVVSAISTYRDVAHAEDYKYMCSDPGQNLVIKAIKEKGLTGIVVAACSPTLHEITFRKAAERAGLNPYKVEIANIREQCSWVHDDKALATAKAIKIVRTMVEKARGDSPLETIKVDVTKKALVIGGGVAGIQAALDIANSGYPVILVERQPSIGGHMAQLSETFPTLDCSQCILTPKMVDVSKHPNITLYTYSEVEEVSGYVGNFKVRIKKKAAYVDREKCTGCGLCSEKCPSKNNSSEFERGMASRKAIYTPFPQAVPNKPVIDRESCTYFQTGKCGICAKVCTVGAINYEQQDEMIEEQVGSIVIATGYEVHPVSKFAEYGYGTIPDVIDGLQFERMLSASGPTEGEVKRPSDGKIPKEVVFIQCAGSRDPEKYFPYCSKICCMYTAKHAKLYKHKVHDGQPYVFYIDIRAGGKKYEEFVQQAIEEEKVVYLRGKVSRVYQDGDKVMVCGEDTLLGKKVEIAADLVVLASAITAQSDSRELAQKLKVAVDEFGFFSEAHPKLRPVESNTGGFFLAGAAQAPKDIPEAVAQASATAAKVLSLFSGKYLEHEPIVAKVNEDLCSGCRICVPACPYGAREYDKEKKVAKVNEVLCEGCGACVSACASGATQQNNFSDQQFYEMISTALEESNV
- a CDS encoding hydrogenase iron-sulfur subunit; translation: MFEPKMICFYCKWCTYTGADLAGTSRMKYVSNGVVLKTMCSSRIDPQHILEAFKKGADGVLIGGCHYGDCHYVTGNQLTHNRVAMLQKILPDFGIDPQRLRIEWISAAEGAKLVKVINTFTEDLRAMGPRRKE
- a CDS encoding oxidoreductase; the protein is MAKLKLGIYWAATCGGCDVSVLDTHERLLKIVEAADIYFWPIAMDFKYKDVEAMADGFLDVCLFNGAIRNSENEHLAKLLRKKSKVMVAYGACAAFGGIPALANFTTREKILEKAYKTTVSTDNPQGVYPQPSTKMPEGELTIPEFYNNVYKLSDIVAVEYTIPGCPPPADLLMTAVEAIVTGKLPPAGSTIAGEKTLCDECPLEKSEKPVITEIKRPFQVIPDGKKCLLEQGLICMGPATLSGCGAACIKVNMPCRGCFGPAKDIKDQGAKMLSALASIVKFDDEQKADKIINSMVDATGTLYRFGGANAILSPTRSKGEKP
- a CDS encoding Ni/Fe hydrogenase subunit alpha, which codes for MKRITIDPITRLEGHGKIDIFLNDQGNVENAYFQIPELRGFEQFCIGRPVEEMPRITTRLCGVCPGAHHMASAKAVDNVYKADPTPAAKKLRELFYNAHVVHSHIAHFYALGAPDFIVGPEADPAKRNILGVIEKVGLEAGTEVIKHRAYAQKIQEIIGGKATHPVCALPGGMSKALKKEERDEMEKWIISTIEFAKFTLKAFEDIVLKNQEYVDLILSDVYMLKTYYIGMVDENNRPNFYHGKIRIVDPDGKEFAKFDQQDYLDHVREHVESWTYLKFPFLKNVGWKGLIDGKESGVVRAAPLARLNVSEGMATPLADAEYQKMFQTLGGKPVHHTLAMHWARIIELMYSAERQLELIRDPEITSPDVRTIPTETPSEGVGIVEAPRGTLIHHYKTDSNGILTDVNLVVATVFNNAAMCLDIKSAAQKLIKNGNVTQGILNKVEMAFRAYDPCFACSTNTLPGEMPLIVKLHNADGSLADEWRRD
- a CDS encoding hydrogenase maturation protease produces the protein MSEKAKTLILGMGNAIASDDAIGLIIAERIKQDQKFSGIDVETIESGGLAILEMLQGYDTAIIIDSIKTGLHRPGEILRFRPEDFDCTQRSAGVHDVGFFTSLKLGRKLNMKIPERIEIIAVEILENRLVSEDITPEVRAAVGPVIEMIKGML
- a CDS encoding HEAT repeat domain-containing protein, which gives rise to MQFIHLLLIPTLMTASIQDSLLNNYKRDYEILYHTSINEVKKITTGEQIDLDSTQNAFHILFKMQRRSCVNMMMNILKYPGDVRYKIPETYQIGVSPIIGIKILAALVLSNCIEKRDPSEIISFRNGLSKSDFDDKYNISISTLDNIIASCKNEKKKESAVAIISALKNKQDKDEAIINLLDSILIKPKMEYDLTPRSDVLLPYLNNYIKPGFNDEIRIKAIEAMARLDPDGSVEYIYKYLWDKDKIIRRTVLECLGYSTNSTLLPIFKYISENDVDGEIRRLSEDMYRYNSTGIKR